The Methanorbis furvi region TCCATCTATCGGGTAAACGTCGACAACGTTGTGGTAGCCGCAGTTCCTGAATCTGCATCGCACCGTGTTGGTTATCAGATACCTCTCCTGGAATTTGATCCGTTCAACCTTGCATACCCCATATATCACAGCACCTATGTACGAGAAAGTACCGGCGAAACTCATCTGTTGTTCTGCGTTCCGGTGTACACCAGTGATGGAATCTATGACGGGTTCCTCTGTTATGTCATTGACCCCAAGTCCAAAGTACTCGTCGTCCCGTCTCGTTCAGTGATACCACGTGAAGGAGTTATTGTGATGGTTTTGGATGAGAACGGGGATGTTTTGTACGCTGACAACACCAAACGGATTGGACAGAATGCAATTTTGAATGCACAGATCGCAGGTGAAAACGAAACGGCTGCTGTAATAAAAGAGATGCTCTTGACACAAAACGGCACTGCAACCTACACCGCTTACAGCTTCAGCAACATGAAGTATATCACTATTGCCGTTGCATGGGAAACTCTTGAGACGAGATCAGGACCTCTCACCATCGCGGTCGGCAAACCCATCACCGATTATCAGACTGTCGTGCGTCCTTCGTCAAGCACCGACGAGACACTCGAAGAGTTTGTCCAGTCCGCGTATCTGTATGCGGTCAAATACGGCAAAAATGCAGCGATTGAAGCCTTCAATGATCCTAAGAGTCAGTTTGTTACTCAGCAGTACACCATCTCTGCAATTGATATCAACGGCACCATCCTTGCAAATCCGATGCTCCCGGGCGACGTCGGCGTGAACTTGATCGCCAACACAGACGTAAACGGTGTCCCAATTGTTAAAACACTGGTTCAGCGGGCAAAACAGGGAGGAGGGTATGCCCTGTATCTCCATCCTGACCCGATGGATAATCAGGAGATGAAGGTGAAACGTTCGTATGTCATGCCGGTTGATGAAAACTGGTTCATTGTTGCCGGTATCTACACAGATACTGACGAAAAGTACGTGGATCACCAGCTTCAGAATGCCATGGTTGCGTACACCCGCCATGTTGCCCAGTACGCTCAGACTTACGGCAAGGATGCAGCAATTGATGCATTGAACACGCCGAACGGTCTGTTCTACTCTGAAGATATCAGGCTTGTTGCGGTCGACTCCGCAGGCACCATCCTCGCCCGTCCCTACAATCCCGAGCTGATCGGCAACAGTCTCCTTGGCGCCACTGATATCTACGGTTCATCGCTCGGCCGTGATCTGGTGGTGCTGGCGAACTCGGGCGGCGGCATGATATATCAGTATTATCCAAACCGGTACACCAATGAAAATCACATGACGCTCATGTATGTGCTGCCGATCGATGATACCTGGTTCCTTGCCTCAGGTATTACCATGAAGCAGGCACCCTGACGTGCGGGGTTCCTGGCTTCCATTATTTTTCGTAGTATCTGTCTATTTTCATGACCGATTTTGCTTTCATGTGGTTGAATATATACCCCAATGAACGACTCAGAAATACTGATGAATCCAGGCGATCTGGTACAGTTCCTGAAAAAAAGATCCTGTTGAATTTACCAAAAAAGATAACGGTCTGCACGACGATGAGCTGAAGACAGTTATTGCCAAAAAAATTCAGCACCGTCTCCTATATTTCACTCAGAAATTATAATTATCATCTTTTTTTCTCACTCAAAAATACCCGGTGCCAATTACTATATAGAACCACAACCAATGAGATAAATATTATCATTGGGGGTAAATAACGGCATGAAATATCTGATATATCTGGTGCTTGGCATCTGTATGATACTGTCAGTCTGCATGGCAGGCTGCATTTTTCCTCTACCGTCAGACCAGTCTGACAAACCAAGCGATTATACTGAACAGATAGAGCTCGTGCACACATTTGTTCAAAGCGTCGGCAATGATATCACCGCGCTTGGCAGTTCCCTCTTTGCCGAAGCAGACTATCAGGCTGATTTTGCTGCCGACAGCCCTGAAATCGCCGCCAGTCTCAGTAACTTGTATGTACATAGTCCCAGCTCCTTGTCCGTGTACCGAATCACTGCTGACAACGTCGTGGCTGCCGCCGCTCCCAAAACTGCAATGTTTCCGGTAGGCTATCAGATACCCTCACTGGAATTTGACCCGCAAAATTTTTCCTATCCGGCATATCAGAATATTTGCCAGAGAGACACCGGTGAATTCCAGATGTCTGTCATAGTTCCGGTCTACACCAGAAACGGATCCTACGATGGTTTCCTCTGGTATTTCCTTGATCCTATGTCCAAAATACTTGTCATTCCGGCACGTTCAGAGTTGCCGCGTGACGAGGTTTTTGCCATGATTATGGATGAAAATGGTGTTGTTCTCTTCTCTGATGATTCCAAAGACATCGGACGAAATGCAATTTCGATGGCATATGCATCCGGTCAGTATGAAACGGCTGCCGTGCTTGAGAAAATGATCTCCACCAAAAATGGTACTGCGACCTACTCCACCTACAGTTATGGCAGTTTGAGGTACATCACCCTTGCCGCGGCATGGGATACGCTTGAAACAAGGGTTGGTCCCCTCACCGTCGTGGTCGGCATACAAACTGCTGAACGACAGCTTGTTCCAAGTCCCACGTCAAACACAGACAAAACCCTCGAAGAATTTGTCCAGTCCGCATATCTGTATGCGGTCAAAAACGGCAAAGATGCAACACTCGCCGCCATCAATGATCCGAACGGTCAGTTTGTTACAAAAGAGTACGCCATCACCGCAATCGACATCAACGGAACTCTCCTTGCAAGCGCAATGATGCCTGGCGATATCGGCGAAAATCTGATCGCTGACACGGATGGAAACGGTGTTCCAACCATTCGGACGCTGGTTCAGCGGGCAAAACAGGGAGGGGGCTATGGAATGTATCTCTGCCCCAACCATATGCAAAATCAGGAGATCGAGGTAAAACTCTCCTATGTCGTGCCGATTGATGACACCTGGTTCGTTTCTGCCGGCAGCTATATGAAGGAAAAAGCAAGGTACGTGGATCCGGAGCTTAATAATGCCATGATTGAGTACACCCGCCAGGTTGCCCAGTATGCTGCTGTCAACGGTAAAGATGCGACAATTACGGCACTGAATACTCCGAACGGCCCGTTTTACTCTGAAAATATCCGGCTTATTGCGATTAACTCCACAGGTATCGTTCTTGCCCGTCCTTACGACACGGAGCTTATCGGCAACGATGCCGCGGCCGCTGTCGATATCTACGGCGGATCATTTGGCCGCGACCTGATGGTGCTGGGAAACTCAGGCGGCGGTATGGTGTATGAATATTATCCCAACCGGTACACCGGCGAAAATGATATAACACTTATGTATGTTCTGCCGATTGATGACACCTGGTTCCTTGCATCAGGCATCACCATCACTGCAGAGTCCTGACGTGCGGGGTCATCACCCCTCACTATTTTTTTCGACAGTATCTGCCTTTTTTCATGACCGGTTTCACTTTCACATGGTTGAATATTTATGTCGTCCCTTCGAATATTTACCCCAATGAACGACTCAGAAATACTGATGAATCCAAGTGATCTGGTACAGTTCCTGAAAAAAGATCCTGTTGAATTTACCAAAGAAGATATCATCCGTTTCTGTGAGGAAATGGCCATTGAGATGGTGAATTTCCGGTATGTTGCCGGCGACGGAAAACTGAAGACGCTGAATTTTGTCATCTCATCTAAAGAGTATCTGGATACTATCCTTTCGGATGGAGAGCGTGTTGACGGCAGCAATATTTTTCCGTTTATCGAGGCAGGCAGCTCCGACCTCTACGTTGTTCCGCGTTACAGCACTGCATTTATGGATCCGTTTGCAGAGGTGCCGACGCTTGATATCCTCTGTTCCTATTATGATAATCAGGGCAGACCTCTTGCTTCGTCACCTGAGTACATCCTCCGCTGTGCCCGCGATGCGTTTAAGAAAAACACCGGCATGGACTTTAAGTGTCTCGGCGAGCTTGAGTATTATGTGATCTGTCCAGAGGATTCCCTGTATCCCGGCCTTGATCAGAAAGGGTATCATGCGTCCGGTCCGTTCTGTAAGTTTGAGGAGATGCGGACCGAAGCCATGCTGATGGTCGCCCGTGCCGGCGGTAAAATCAAGTACGGCCACTCGGAAGTCGGCTGCTTCACCAAAGACGGTTACTACTATGAGCAGCATGAGATTGAGTTCCTGCCAACCGATCCGATCCTTGCGGTTGAGCAGATTGTGATTGCGAAGTGGGCGCTTCGGATGCTTGGATACAAGTATGGTGTTGAGGTTTCGTATGCACCAAAGATCACCGTCGGCAAAGCAGGTTCCGGTCTGCACTTCCACATGCTTGCCGAAAAGAACGGCAAAAATATGATGGTAAAAGACGGCGCGCTTTCAGACATTGCCAAGCAGATGATTGCAGGCATTCTCGATGTCGGCGATGCGGTTACGGCGTTCGGCAATCCGATTCCAACTTCATATCTGAGACTTGTTCCGCATCAGGAGGCACCGACCTATATCTGCTGGGGCGACCGCAACCGGTCTGTTGTGGTCCGTGTGCCGCTCGGTTGGACTGGTTCAACTGATATGGCAGCTGAGGCAAACTTCGGTATCCACCGCAAGGCGAGCAAGGCGTCCAAGCAGACGTTTGAGTACCGGGTTGCTGATGGTGCGGCAGATATTTATGAGACGGTCGCCTGCCTGATTGTTGGTGCGATGCATGGTCTTACTATGCCGGATGCGCTGGAACAGGCAAAGAAGCTGTATGCAAGCGGCAACATCTTCAACAAGGAGTATGCGGCGTTCCTGAAGACGTTAAAACAGCTTCCTGCTTCCTGCTCTGAGTCTGCAGATGTGCTTCTTGCAAAACGCGCACTGTTCGAGATGGATGGTATTTTCCCGGCAGGTGTGATTGATTCCCAGGCAAAGAAACTGAAGGCGTTTAATGATAAGGGGCTCTCGGATAAGCTGCTCGGCAATACCAAGGCGTTTGCAGAGCTTGTTGCGCAGTACATCCACGTTGCCTGAATTTTTTCCTTTTCTTTTTTTTCGGGTTTTACCTATCGTTTCGCCGTTTTGTCGCTCCGCCCACGGAAAAGCGGAGCACACTGAATTTCGCTGAAAAAAACATCACGGAGCAGACGTGAACATCACAGAAATGAATTGTTTTGGATTCCGTGTTGTTCACGTCTACTCCGTGATATTTTTCTGTGAAATTTCTGTGTTTTCCGTTTTTCCGTGGGTGGTAGGACTTAATAGACGACGCTGTCACTTGCGAAATATTGATATGCGGTGAGAAAAACGCAAAAATCTCTTATGAATATTTTTATTTTTCTAATTTTTGTCACTTTCCATCGATATTTATTACTGTGAAACTGATGTTTTGGTACAGTGATTGCTTATGGAAACCGATACAAGCATCAATATCCTCAGCGTGTTGATCGGTAATCCTCTGTCGAGGAAAATAATTGCCGGAATGAGCGGAGAGTGTGAGGAGTGCGGCGGAAACCGCATGGAGATTGCGCTTGAACAGTATCTTGGCCTGCGGGATAATGCCTGTCCGAAGTGCCGGAGGGCTTCCCGTGAGGCAGCGTTTATTATTAAGACCGGGGCGAGAAATTTTGGCGTGACTGAGAGCGATCTGAAAAAAACCTTTCAGGATGCGTACTGGCGCAGGGGGCTTGTGTCGGTGATGAAGGGCATTGCAGAGTTTGGTGTCCGCCGCCCGTTTGTTCCGGGCGCACCGTTTCAGGTTGTGTGGGATGTAACTCACCGGTGTAATCTCCGATGCAGCCACTGTTACGCGTCTGCTGGCAAAGCGCTTGATGATGAGCTGACGACAGCTGAGGCACTGGATCTGATTGATCGCTTAGCAAAGTTTGGTGTTTCGGTGATTGCGTTTTCCGGCGGTGAGCCGCTGTCGCGTCCTGATATTTTGGATCTGATCCGCCGTGCACGTGAAAAGGGAATGTATGTTGCCCTGGCAACGAACGGTACGCTGATTACCCAGGTCCGTGCAAAGGAGCTGCGGGATGCGGGTGCTGAGTATGTGCAGGTAAGTATTGACGGCGCAGACGCCCGGACACATGATGAGTTCCGCGGAATCCCTGGCGCATTTGACCGAACTATAGCGGGTGTTAGAAATGCGGTTGATGCCGGATTTTTTGTGAATATTTCCACGACCGCAACCAAGTCCAACTATGATCAGATTCCAAGAATCATTGATCTTTGTGAGGAGCTTGGCGTAAACTGGGTGATGGCCTATAATTTTGTACCGACCGGCCGCGGTCAGGATATGATTGAGAAGGATCTGAGTCCGCATGAGCGCGAGGATATGCTGCGGATGTTGTTTGAAAAGAATGCGAGTTCAAACTGTCAGGTGTTAACAACCGCTCCGCAGTTTGCCAGGGTCGCGCTTCAGCAATCCTGTGGCGGAGGTCAGATAATGGTTCCAACACATTTCTGCAATCAGGAGGTGGATGGTGCTCTGTTCGGGCTGACTGAGTTTGTGGGCGGCTGCGGTGCGGGGAGGTTCTATATGGCGATTCGTGCGAACGGGGATATTGATCCTTGTGTGTTTTTCCCAAAAACAATCGGGAACGTGCGGACCTCGAACTTCGAGGAGCTCTGGAAGCACGATCCGCTGCTTACTGATCTGCGGAACAAGGATAAGGTTGAGGGCAGCTGTGGCTCCTGCGAGTACCGGTATCACTGCGGGGGATGCCGTGCCCGTGCTTACGGCTACTTCGGCAACCATCTTGCCCCAGATCCGGGCTGTGTGAACAATATGGAGTATTATACTGCTTTGAAGGTGATGCGGACTCCGCCGGTGTCTGATCCTCCGGTAAACCGCGGGTGAATTCATTCCTTCTTTTTTTGTGTGATAGTGGTTTTGTCTTTGGTCTCGTTTGAAGTAACCATGGCGAGGCGGCAAGCAGACCAAAGGTATGCGATTTTCAGTGAAGCTCCGTGATATTTCTGTGCATTCCGTGGTTACCCAAAGCGAAACCACATACAGAAATTTCCCATCAATGAAATTATTAACCAACCCTTTACTCTTTCCCAGCCACCCGGCAGAGCGCCTCAGCAACACCTCTCCCGAAGTACATATGCGTATACCCCGCGACCGTCGTCCCTGCGATCATCCCATCGTTCCCGCGTCCGTCAATGCCTGCTCCCCGCTCAAGAGAAAACAGATACCGCACGTCCGCATCTGGTGTGGTTCGCGAGTAATGGAACTCATGGCCGCGGAACCGCATATCCGCCGGAAACACTGCTGAATTTGCAACCGTTTTCCCGACCACATAGTTCAGGGCAACAAACCGCTTCTCCATCACCGCGTCTGCATCAATCAGTCCTGCCATTTTGTGAACCGTTTCGTCCGCTGTCGTGATACTGCGAGACAGCCACATCAGACCGCCGCACTCACCAAATATTGGTTTCCCTGCATCAGCCGCACGCACAAGATCATTTTTGCACCGTGAACGAGACAGCGCCTCAGCATGCAGCTCAGGATACCCGCCGCCGAAATAATAGAGATCCGCCTCCGGCAGCGCGTCACTGATTGGCGAAAAAAATCTCAGCTCGGCTCCTGCGGAACGCAGAAAATCAAAGTTGTCACGGTAATAAAAACAGAACGCTGCATCCATTGCCACCCCGATCTTTACCCTGGCATCCCGTGCTCCACCCGGCTCCTGCATTGACGAAGAGATCTCGCTCGTCTCTTCTGCCGCCGCAAGGATCGCATCAAGATTGCAGTGCTCCTCCACAAACTCTCCGACAAATCTCATGCGAGCATCCTCCTCCCCCATCACCAGACCAAGATGCCGGCTCTCCACCAAAAGATCATCCGTTCTCGGCATCCATCCAAGCAGCGGCAGCGTGATATCATTCGTTGCCATGGCGCGGTGCCGGTCAGACCCACCCTTCGTCATAATCACGCCGGCAAACTTCAGTCGCGGGTCGTACTCAGCGTAACCTTTCACCAACGCCGCAGCACTGCGGGACATCCCCTTCACATCAACAACCAGAATAATCTGTGCATCAAGCA contains the following coding sequences:
- a CDS encoding cobyrinate a,c-diamide synthase, translating into MTTIPRVVIAGTHSGCGKTTTTSGIMAALVARGLVVQPFKVGPDFIDPSHHAIVCGRESRNLDPFMIGEEGVRDCFVRACEGADIAVIEGVMGLYDGVDGSDCSSTAHVARLLDAQIILVVDVKGMSRSAAALVKGYAEYDPRLKFAGVIMTKGGSDRHRAMATNDITLPLLGWMPRTDDLLVESRHLGLVMGEEDARMRFVGEFVEEHCNLDAILAAAEETSEISSSMQEPGGARDARVKIGVAMDAAFCFYYRDNFDFLRSAGAELRFFSPISDALPEADLYYFGGGYPELHAEALSRSRCKNDLVRAADAGKPIFGECGGLMWLSRSITTADETVHKMAGLIDADAVMEKRFVALNYVVGKTVANSAVFPADMRFRGHEFHYSRTTPDADVRYLFSLERGAGIDGRGNDGMIAGTTVAGYTHMYFGRGVAEALCRVAGKE
- a CDS encoding radical SAM/SPASM domain-containing protein, which translates into the protein METDTSINILSVLIGNPLSRKIIAGMSGECEECGGNRMEIALEQYLGLRDNACPKCRRASREAAFIIKTGARNFGVTESDLKKTFQDAYWRRGLVSVMKGIAEFGVRRPFVPGAPFQVVWDVTHRCNLRCSHCYASAGKALDDELTTAEALDLIDRLAKFGVSVIAFSGGEPLSRPDILDLIRRAREKGMYVALATNGTLITQVRAKELRDAGAEYVQVSIDGADARTHDEFRGIPGAFDRTIAGVRNAVDAGFFVNISTTATKSNYDQIPRIIDLCEELGVNWVMAYNFVPTGRGQDMIEKDLSPHEREDMLRMLFEKNASSNCQVLTTAPQFARVALQQSCGGGQIMVPTHFCNQEVDGALFGLTEFVGGCGAGRFYMAIRANGDIDPCVFFPKTIGNVRTSNFEELWKHDPLLTDLRNKDKVEGSCGSCEYRYHCGGCRARAYGYFGNHLAPDPGCVNNMEYYTALKVMRTPPVSDPPVNRG
- a CDS encoding glutamine synthetase family protein, with protein sequence MNDSEILMNPSDLVQFLKKDPVEFTKEDIIRFCEEMAIEMVNFRYVAGDGKLKTLNFVISSKEYLDTILSDGERVDGSNIFPFIEAGSSDLYVVPRYSTAFMDPFAEVPTLDILCSYYDNQGRPLASSPEYILRCARDAFKKNTGMDFKCLGELEYYVICPEDSLYPGLDQKGYHASGPFCKFEEMRTEAMLMVARAGGKIKYGHSEVGCFTKDGYYYEQHEIEFLPTDPILAVEQIVIAKWALRMLGYKYGVEVSYAPKITVGKAGSGLHFHMLAEKNGKNMMVKDGALSDIAKQMIAGILDVGDAVTAFGNPIPTSYLRLVPHQEAPTYICWGDRNRSVVVRVPLGWTGSTDMAAEANFGIHRKASKASKQTFEYRVADGAADIYETVACLIVGAMHGLTMPDALEQAKKLYASGNIFNKEYAAFLKTLKQLPASCSESADVLLAKRALFEMDGIFPAGVIDSQAKKLKAFNDKGLSDKLLGNTKAFAELVAQYIHVA
- a CDS encoding cache domain-containing protein; this translates as MKYLFSLILGICLVLSVCTAGCVLPLPTQQSDIPDYYAEQVELAHKFALGISNDTSVLGNALISAIEYQSNFSADSPEVLESLRDLYMHNPSATSIYRVNVDNVVVAAVPESASHRVGYQIPLLEFDPFNLAYPIYHSTYVRESTGETHLLFCVPVYTSDGIYDGFLCYVIDPKSKVLVVPSRSVIPREGVIVMVLDENGDVLYADNTKRIGQNAILNAQIAGENETAAVIKEMLLTQNGTATYTAYSFSNMKYITIAVAWETLETRSGPLTIAVGKPITDYQTVVRPSSSTDETLEEFVQSAYLYAVKYGKNAAIEAFNDPKSQFVTQQYTISAIDINGTILANPMLPGDVGVNLIANTDVNGVPIVKTLVQRAKQGGGYALYLHPDPMDNQEMKVKRSYVMPVDENWFIVAGIYTDTDEKYVDHQLQNAMVAYTRHVAQYAQTYGKDAAIDALNTPNGLFYSEDIRLVAVDSAGTILARPYNPELIGNSLLGATDIYGSSLGRDLVVLANSGGGMIYQYYPNRYTNENHMTLMYVLPIDDTWFLASGITMKQAP
- a CDS encoding cache domain-containing protein; translation: MKYLIYLVLGICMILSVCMAGCIFPLPSDQSDKPSDYTEQIELVHTFVQSVGNDITALGSSLFAEADYQADFAADSPEIAASLSNLYVHSPSSLSVYRITADNVVAAAAPKTAMFPVGYQIPSLEFDPQNFSYPAYQNICQRDTGEFQMSVIVPVYTRNGSYDGFLWYFLDPMSKILVIPARSELPRDEVFAMIMDENGVVLFSDDSKDIGRNAISMAYASGQYETAAVLEKMISTKNGTATYSTYSYGSLRYITLAAAWDTLETRVGPLTVVVGIQTAERQLVPSPTSNTDKTLEEFVQSAYLYAVKNGKDATLAAINDPNGQFVTKEYAITAIDINGTLLASAMMPGDIGENLIADTDGNGVPTIRTLVQRAKQGGGYGMYLCPNHMQNQEIEVKLSYVVPIDDTWFVSAGSYMKEKARYVDPELNNAMIEYTRQVAQYAAVNGKDATITALNTPNGPFYSENIRLIAINSTGIVLARPYDTELIGNDAAAAVDIYGGSFGRDLMVLGNSGGGMVYEYYPNRYTGENDITLMYVLPIDDTWFLASGITITAES